One Dasania marina DSM 21967 DNA segment encodes these proteins:
- a CDS encoding lysophospholipid acyltransferase family protein translates to MKRSTIFSTPLLNSVLTVLSKVILRLIGWRIAGQLPATPKFVLVAAPHTSNWDFILMLLVLFSVRADLHWMGKDSLFPKPFAGFMRWLGGIAVNRRLASNTVEQMVAHYQAHDDLAVIMTPEGTRSKVTTWKTGFYHIAHGAGVPIVLAYVDGANKTVGLGKLFTPSGDVEQDMAAIKVFYAGYQGIRPELT, encoded by the coding sequence ATGAAGCGCTCAACCATCTTTAGTACGCCGCTACTTAATAGTGTATTGACTGTTTTATCTAAAGTGATCTTGCGCTTGATAGGTTGGCGCATAGCAGGGCAGTTGCCGGCCACACCTAAATTTGTGTTAGTGGCCGCGCCACATACTAGCAATTGGGACTTTATCCTAATGTTGCTAGTGCTTTTTTCGGTGCGCGCAGATTTACACTGGATGGGCAAAGACTCCTTGTTCCCCAAGCCCTTTGCCGGTTTTATGCGTTGGTTGGGCGGGATAGCGGTAAACCGCAGACTAGCCAGTAATACGGTAGAGCAAATGGTGGCGCACTACCAAGCGCATGATGATTTGGCTGTCATTATGACCCCCGAAGGTACCCGTAGTAAGGTAACCACATGGAAGACCGGTTTTTATCATATCGCCCACGGTGCTGGCGTACCTATAGTGTTGGCTTATGTCGATGGTGCCAATAAAACGGTGGGGCTGGGTAAGTTATTTACCCCCAGTGGTGATGTGGAGCAGGACATGGCCGCTATCAAAGTGTTTTATGCCGGTTATCAGGGCATACGTCCTGAGTTAACCTGA
- a CDS encoding nitroreductase family protein: MNAIDLLLGRNSAPRVCEPAPSAEELDTLFQAAVRAPDHGRLRPWRFLTISGEARSKLAEVFVEALLQRNPASTEAEQDKARTSPFRAPLLVVVVAKQLEDPKVPAVEQLLSAGCAAHSILLAAQAMGYGGVWRTGDNAFDGTVMRHLGLASDEVIVGFLYIGTPARAYKPLPVLALEDYVQQWP; encoded by the coding sequence ATGAATGCGATAGATTTATTGTTGGGGCGCAATTCGGCGCCTAGAGTTTGTGAGCCCGCCCCTAGCGCTGAAGAATTAGATACGCTGTTTCAGGCAGCAGTGCGTGCGCCCGATCATGGCAGATTACGGCCTTGGCGATTTTTGACGATTAGTGGTGAGGCCCGCAGTAAGTTAGCAGAGGTCTTTGTTGAGGCTTTGCTGCAGCGCAACCCTGCAAGTACCGAGGCCGAGCAAGATAAAGCCCGCACTAGCCCATTTAGAGCCCCCTTGCTAGTGGTGGTAGTGGCCAAGCAGCTTGAAGACCCTAAAGTACCCGCTGTTGAGCAGTTATTATCGGCGGGCTGCGCTGCCCACAGTATTTTATTGGCGGCTCAGGCTATGGGTTACGGTGGCGTTTGGCGCACCGGTGATAATGCTTTTGATGGCACCGTGATGCGTCACCTAGGCCTGGCCAGTGACGAAGTGATCGTGGGGTTTTTGTATATAGGCACGCCAGCGAGGGCTTATAAGCCACTGCCGGTATTGGCGCTAGAAGACTACGTGCAGCAGTGGCCATAA